In Sphingopyxis sp. 113P3, one DNA window encodes the following:
- a CDS encoding dicarboxylate/amino acid:cation symporter has protein sequence MNRAFAFILIFAMVAGIAAGWFVNSHYPAARAAEIADNLSILTDLFLRLIKMIIAPLVFATLVAGIAHMEDAAAIGRVGAKTMGWFIGASIVSLSIGLVMVHLLQPGASLALDLPTTGAEGLVATGDFSLKQFVTHLIPQSIVQAMAENEILQIVVFSVLVGSAVAAIDDKAPAVLALVEQVAAIMLKVTGFVMKTAPVAIFAALASTVATQGPGVLVTYAGFVSGFYLSLGALWLVLFLAALAIIGTRAFGLFRGIRTPVLLAFSTASSEAAYPKTMEELEKQGVNRRIVSFVLPLGYSFNLDGSMMYCTFAVLFIAQAYGIDMTIGQQITMLLLLMVTSKGMAGVPRASLVVISATLAYFKLPEAGLLLILAVDHLLDMGRSATNVVGNSVAAAVIDHWEGRRMAREAAAGEPVPTEQLPSLATKE, from the coding sequence ATGAACAGAGCTTTCGCCTTCATCCTCATCTTCGCCATGGTCGCCGGGATTGCGGCGGGCTGGTTCGTGAATTCGCATTACCCGGCCGCAAGAGCCGCCGAAATCGCCGACAATCTCTCGATCCTTACCGACCTCTTTCTGCGGCTCATCAAGATGATCATCGCGCCGCTCGTCTTCGCGACCCTCGTTGCTGGGATCGCGCATATGGAAGACGCCGCCGCGATCGGCCGCGTCGGCGCGAAGACGATGGGCTGGTTCATCGGGGCCTCGATCGTGTCGCTCTCGATCGGGCTCGTCATGGTCCACCTGCTCCAGCCGGGCGCGAGCCTCGCGCTCGACCTGCCGACGACCGGCGCTGAAGGCCTCGTCGCGACCGGCGACTTCTCGCTCAAGCAATTCGTCACCCACCTCATCCCGCAATCGATCGTCCAGGCGATGGCCGAGAACGAGATCCTCCAGATCGTCGTCTTCTCGGTCCTCGTCGGCTCGGCGGTGGCCGCCATCGACGACAAGGCTCCCGCCGTGCTCGCCCTCGTCGAGCAGGTCGCCGCGATCATGCTCAAGGTAACCGGCTTCGTGATGAAGACCGCCCCGGTCGCAATCTTCGCCGCGCTCGCCTCGACCGTCGCGACGCAGGGCCCCGGCGTCCTCGTGACCTATGCGGGCTTCGTCTCGGGCTTCTATCTCTCGCTCGGCGCGCTCTGGCTTGTGCTTTTCCTCGCCGCGCTCGCGATCATCGGCACGCGCGCCTTCGGACTGTTCCGCGGCATCCGCACTCCGGTGCTCCTCGCCTTTTCGACCGCCAGCTCGGAAGCCGCCTATCCGAAGACGATGGAGGAGCTCGAGAAGCAGGGCGTCAACCGCCGCATCGTCTCCTTCGTCCTGCCGCTGGGCTACAGCTTCAATCTCGACGGCTCGATGATGTATTGCACCTTCGCCGTGCTCTTCATCGCGCAGGCCTATGGCATCGACATGACCATCGGCCAGCAGATCACCATGCTGCTCCTGCTCATGGTGACGTCGAAAGGCATGGCGGGCGTCCCGCGTGCCTCGCTCGTCGTGATCTCGGCGACACTCGCCTACTTCAAACTGCCCGAGGCCGGGCTGCTCCTGATCCTCGCGGTCGACCATCTGCTCGACATGGGCCGCTCGGCGACCAACGTCGTCGGCAATTCGGTCGCTGCCGCGGTCATCGACCACTGGGAAGGCCGCAGAATGGCGCGCGAAGCGGCTGCCGGCGAGCCCGTACCCACCGAACAACTACCCTCTCTCGCAACCAAGGAGTGA
- a CDS encoding RidA family protein produces the protein MSRIESRLASLGIELPEVCPPVANYVSSTRSGNIVQISGQLSTHASGGIKGTIGADCSLADGIIAARLCAINLIAQFKAATNGDLDRVARVLRLGGYVQAGPEFYEIPAVMNGCSDLIVDVFGEAGKHARSAIGVYRLPFNFAVEVDAVIELA, from the coding sequence ATGTCTCGTATCGAAAGCCGTCTCGCCAGCCTCGGGATCGAACTGCCTGAGGTCTGTCCGCCGGTCGCCAACTATGTGTCGTCGACGCGCTCGGGCAACATCGTGCAGATCTCGGGCCAACTCTCGACCCATGCCAGCGGCGGGATCAAGGGCACCATCGGCGCCGACTGCAGCCTCGCCGACGGCATCATCGCCGCGCGGCTCTGCGCGATCAATCTCATCGCGCAATTCAAGGCGGCCACCAACGGCGATCTCGACCGCGTTGCCCGCGTTCTCCGGCTCGGCGGTTACGTCCAGGCAGGTCCCGAATTCTACGAGATCCCGGCCGTAATGAATGGCTGCTCGGACCTCATCGTCGACGTGTTCGGCGAAGCCGGAAAACATGCCCGCTCGGCGATCGGCGTCTACCGCCTGCCGTTCAACTTCGCGGTAGAAGTTGATGCGGTGATCGAACTGGCCTGA
- a CDS encoding TonB-dependent receptor plug domain-containing protein has translation MTNRTYSNYRKHILAAASLIGMIAAQNAAAQEQAAETQAATEPQSAPRGEEIVVTGSRIAGTKITEALPVTVVGEDEIAATAAVSGDELLRSIPQMSDQSFNSSNGQTSSNFARGDVGSIDLRGLGVGNTLVLLNGRRLVQHPSSQASTSLAPVITYNSNSIPVFGIQRVEVLRDGAAALYGTDAVAGVVNTILRDNVNGGGLSVQYGGAEGTGLREFNGSGYLGTDFAENRGNISLLFNYTNRTALSSQDQDYTATSDHRFFDDFAGTVFAGSNSLDDTSTLSQWGNFTTGVRVRRGTTNITTTGGVFSIQPTANGGCSADLGGGICIDDATRATTGADRNTRWDAQANYPLSIIPRLDRVNVFANGHYDLSDNLTVFGEAGYYYAKTRSIQDSVFSIGSIQMTVPASNYWNPFGPVTFANGTLNPNRLAGIDAPAAGLPVTITSYRFVDMGPTVVDVTNRQFRALLGLRGEALGFNWETAALYSQATVRDVQDGISATLLQQSLALSTPDAYNPFNGGSATNPTGPDTTPSNQAALDAIAIKTVRAGKSTLAQWDFRASKADLLTLPAGNVGMALGFELRRDSYLDDRDERVDGTITWTDTVTGIVQPSDLFGVSPTPDTKGSRTVFAAYSELAVPLIAPEMNVPLIRSLELQLAGRYEHYSDFGSIAKPKVAAAWDLFDGWRIRGSWAQGFRAPNLEQTKATIITRGNTRTDYIRCEADLRAGRITSFDACAQGFVTTGRRAGNPDLKPETSTTWTIGTVLQPPAFNTGRLRTTFTVDYWQVKQKGIVGVFGEGNALISDYLLRLQGSSDPTVVRLAPTADDIALFAGTGIAPVGRVQYVDDQYRNLEPQTVRGIDFGLNVGLRDTGIGDFTMSANAAYLLKYFRDVSPDIRVLLDARAAGDINIDTVIPEGGNQVRRDAFPKWRGSASLTWKLGQFTAGGFVSYTGSVIDNDISIGGENLIVKAYTTASLYVQYDLKGGFTDGTQLRVGVRNITNAQPPIDSSGFGYMGSLHSPIPRYWYVNVRKTF, from the coding sequence ATGACGAACCGCACATATTCGAACTACCGCAAGCATATTCTCGCCGCAGCATCGCTGATCGGAATGATCGCCGCACAAAACGCGGCCGCCCAGGAACAGGCGGCGGAGACCCAGGCCGCGACCGAGCCGCAATCGGCTCCCCGCGGCGAAGAAATCGTCGTGACCGGCAGTCGCATCGCTGGCACCAAGATCACCGAAGCCTTGCCCGTGACCGTGGTCGGCGAGGACGAGATTGCGGCGACCGCTGCGGTGTCGGGCGACGAACTGTTGCGGTCGATCCCGCAAATGAGCGACCAGTCGTTCAACAGCAGCAATGGTCAGACGAGCAGCAATTTCGCGCGCGGCGACGTCGGGTCCATCGATCTGCGCGGACTGGGAGTCGGCAACACGCTGGTCCTGCTCAACGGGCGCCGGCTTGTGCAGCACCCAAGCAGCCAGGCGAGCACGTCGCTGGCGCCGGTCATCACCTATAATAGCAACTCAATCCCGGTCTTCGGTATCCAGCGCGTCGAAGTGCTCCGCGACGGCGCGGCAGCCCTCTATGGCACCGACGCCGTGGCGGGCGTGGTCAACACCATCCTTCGCGACAATGTGAACGGCGGCGGTTTGTCGGTCCAATATGGCGGAGCAGAGGGAACGGGGCTGCGCGAATTCAACGGCTCAGGTTATCTCGGCACCGACTTCGCCGAGAATCGCGGCAATATTTCGCTGCTGTTCAACTACACCAACCGCACGGCGCTGTCCTCACAGGACCAGGATTATACCGCGACATCCGATCACCGCTTCTTCGACGATTTCGCGGGGACAGTGTTCGCTGGCTCGAACAGCTTGGACGACACCAGCACTTTGTCCCAGTGGGGCAATTTCACCACCGGCGTTCGCGTACGCCGCGGAACGACCAATATCACGACCACGGGCGGGGTGTTTTCGATCCAGCCGACAGCAAATGGCGGCTGCTCGGCCGATCTGGGGGGCGGGATCTGTATCGATGATGCGACGCGTGCCACGACCGGCGCTGATCGCAACACAAGGTGGGACGCCCAAGCCAATTATCCGCTTTCGATTATTCCCCGGCTGGATCGTGTCAACGTGTTCGCGAACGGCCACTATGACCTCAGCGACAATCTGACCGTCTTCGGCGAAGCCGGCTATTATTATGCCAAGACGCGGAGCATCCAGGACAGCGTCTTCTCGATCGGTTCGATCCAGATGACGGTGCCGGCGTCCAACTACTGGAACCCCTTTGGCCCCGTAACCTTCGCCAATGGCACGTTAAACCCGAACCGCCTCGCGGGGATCGACGCGCCCGCCGCCGGCCTGCCGGTGACGATCACAAGCTATCGTTTTGTGGACATGGGACCAACCGTCGTCGATGTCACCAACCGCCAGTTCCGGGCATTGCTGGGGCTTCGCGGCGAGGCGCTCGGTTTCAACTGGGAGACGGCGGCGCTCTATTCGCAAGCAACGGTCCGCGATGTTCAGGATGGGATCAGCGCCACGCTTCTCCAGCAAAGCCTCGCGCTCTCGACGCCCGATGCCTATAATCCGTTCAATGGCGGCAGCGCGACCAATCCGACCGGTCCCGACACGACACCTAGCAATCAGGCCGCTCTCGACGCTATCGCGATCAAGACTGTTCGCGCGGGCAAATCTACGCTGGCGCAGTGGGATTTTCGGGCATCGAAGGCCGATCTTCTGACGTTGCCCGCCGGCAACGTCGGCATGGCGCTTGGCTTTGAGCTGCGTCGCGATTCCTATCTCGACGACCGCGACGAGCGCGTCGACGGAACAATCACCTGGACAGACACGGTCACCGGTATTGTCCAGCCATCCGACTTGTTCGGCGTCAGCCCGACCCCCGACACCAAGGGCTCGCGCACGGTTTTCGCTGCCTACTCCGAACTGGCCGTGCCACTGATCGCGCCCGAAATGAATGTTCCGCTCATTCGCAGCCTCGAGCTACAGCTGGCGGGCCGCTACGAGCATTATTCGGATTTCGGCAGCATCGCGAAACCCAAGGTGGCCGCCGCTTGGGACCTCTTCGATGGCTGGCGAATCCGCGGCTCGTGGGCGCAAGGCTTCCGCGCGCCGAACCTCGAGCAGACCAAGGCAACGATCATCACACGCGGCAATACGCGGACCGATTATATCCGCTGCGAGGCCGATTTGCGCGCGGGCCGCATCACCAGCTTCGACGCTTGCGCCCAAGGTTTTGTTACCACCGGACGGCGCGCGGGCAACCCCGACCTGAAGCCGGAAACCTCGACCACCTGGACGATCGGTACTGTGCTCCAGCCGCCGGCCTTCAATACCGGCCGACTCCGCACCACCTTCACGGTGGACTATTGGCAGGTCAAGCAGAAGGGCATCGTCGGCGTATTCGGCGAAGGCAACGCGCTCATCAGCGATTATCTCCTCCGCCTTCAGGGGTCAAGCGATCCCACCGTGGTCCGCCTGGCGCCGACGGCCGACGATATCGCATTGTTCGCCGGGACTGGCATCGCACCGGTCGGTCGGGTGCAATATGTCGACGACCAGTATCGCAACCTGGAACCACAGACGGTGCGCGGGATCGATTTCGGGCTCAACGTCGGGCTTCGCGACACGGGAATCGGCGATTTCACCATGTCCGCCAACGCGGCCTATCTGCTCAAATATTTCCGCGACGTGTCCCCTGACATCCGGGTCCTGCTCGATGCGCGCGCGGCGGGCGACATCAACATCGACACGGTCATTCCGGAAGGCGGTAATCAGGTTCGCCGCGACGCTTTCCCAAAATGGCGCGGCTCGGCCTCGCTTACTTGGAAGCTTGGGCAATTCACGGCTGGCGGCTTTGTAAGCTACACCGGCAGCGTCATCGACAACGACATTTCGATCGGCGGAGAAAACCTGATCGTAAAGGCGTACACCACCGCGAGCCTGTATGTGCAGTATGACCTTAAAGGCGGGTTCACCGATGGAACCCAACTGCGTGTCGGAGTTCGCAACATTACCAATGCGCAACCGCCGATTGATTCGAGCGGCTTCGGCTACATGGGTTCGCTTCATTCGCCGATCCCGCGCTACTGGTACGTCAACGTCCGCAAGACTTTCTGA
- a CDS encoding amidohydrolase — translation MRAALLGTTLALLAGCAADASSARPANTPPPPAEPAAAPAPAPFASTYQPRPAADTAIVGASILTGTGTRIDNGTVLMAAGKIIAVGADVAVPLGARVIDGRGKWVTPGIIDAHSHLGVFPAPGVQGHADGNENIDPYTAHVWAEHSIWPQDPVFTKARAGGVTSLLILPGSANLFGGRGVSVKNVPAVTVQQMKFPGAPYTLKMACGENPKGRYGSRGRAPATRMGEVAGFRRAWIDAAEYGRKVDAYEKKRARGEGGEAPKRDLGLETLAGVLKGDILVQNHCYRADEMAVMLDVGHEFGYKTRAFHHAVEAYKIADLLVADDVCVATWATRWGFKMEAYDAIEENAAILSKAGVCVAIHSDEQRLIQRLNVESAVAIAAGRRAGIDIPQEEAIKWITLNPAKIMGIADKTGSLEPGKMADVVLWSKNPFSVYAIAEKVFIDGALVLDTSDPATRYRSDFEIGQPVGEE, via the coding sequence GTGCGCGCCGCGCTTCTCGGCACCACGCTCGCGCTCCTCGCGGGCTGCGCCGCCGATGCCTCCTCGGCGCGCCCCGCCAACACGCCACCGCCGCCCGCGGAACCGGCGGCAGCGCCGGCGCCCGCACCGTTCGCGAGCACCTACCAACCGCGTCCCGCCGCCGACACGGCGATCGTCGGCGCCTCGATCCTGACCGGCACCGGCACCCGGATCGACAATGGCACGGTGCTGATGGCCGCAGGCAAGATCATCGCGGTCGGCGCCGATGTCGCTGTTCCCTTAGGCGCGCGCGTCATCGACGGGCGCGGCAAGTGGGTCACCCCCGGCATCATCGACGCCCATTCGCACCTCGGGGTCTTTCCGGCGCCCGGCGTCCAGGGCCATGCCGACGGCAACGAGAATATCGACCCCTATACCGCGCATGTCTGGGCCGAGCATTCGATCTGGCCGCAGGATCCCGTATTTACCAAGGCCCGCGCCGGCGGGGTCACCAGCCTGCTCATCCTGCCGGGTTCGGCCAACCTCTTCGGCGGCCGCGGCGTGAGCGTGAAGAATGTACCCGCGGTGACCGTCCAGCAGATGAAATTCCCGGGCGCGCCCTACACGCTGAAAATGGCTTGCGGCGAGAATCCGAAAGGTCGCTACGGCAGCCGCGGCCGCGCCCCCGCCACGCGCATGGGCGAAGTCGCGGGCTTCCGCCGCGCCTGGATCGACGCCGCCGAATATGGCCGCAAGGTCGATGCCTATGAAAAGAAGCGCGCGCGCGGCGAAGGCGGCGAGGCGCCCAAGCGCGACCTCGGGCTCGAAACGCTTGCGGGCGTGCTGAAGGGCGACATCCTCGTTCAGAACCATTGCTACCGCGCCGACGAAATGGCGGTGATGCTCGATGTTGGCCACGAGTTCGGTTACAAGACGCGCGCCTTTCACCATGCGGTCGAGGCTTACAAGATCGCCGACCTGCTCGTCGCCGACGATGTCTGCGTCGCGACCTGGGCGACGCGCTGGGGCTTCAAGATGGAAGCCTATGACGCGATCGAGGAAAATGCCGCGATCCTGAGCAAGGCGGGCGTCTGCGTTGCGATCCACTCGGACGAGCAGCGACTGATCCAGCGCCTCAACGTCGAAAGTGCGGTCGCGATCGCCGCCGGGCGCCGCGCGGGGATCGACATTCCGCAGGAGGAGGCGATCAAGTGGATCACCCTCAACCCCGCGAAGATCATGGGCATTGCCGACAAGACCGGCTCGCTCGAGCCGGGCAAGATGGCCGACGTCGTGCTGTGGAGCAAGAATCCGTTCAGCGTCTACGCCATCGCCGAGAAGGTCTTCATCGACGGCGCGCTCGTTCTCGACACGAGCGATCCCGCCACGCGCTACCGAAGCGATTTTGAAATCGGCCAACCGGTCGGGGAGGAATGA